In Bacillus sp. Marseille-Q1617, a genomic segment contains:
- the uvrA gene encoding excinuclease ABC subunit UvrA, whose translation MAKDQIIVQGARAHNLKNIDIKIPRDKLVVLTGLSGSGKSSLAFDTIYAEGQRRYVESLSAYARQFLGQMDKPDVDSIEGLSPAISIDQKTTSKNPRSTVGTVTEIYDYLRLLFARVGKPICPNHGIEISSQTIEQMVDRILEYPERTKLQVLAPVVSGRKGTHAKTLEDIKKQGFVRVRVDGEVQDLGEEIKLEKNKKHSIEVIIDRIVVKDGVSARLSDSLETALRLAEGQVVIDVIGEEELLFSEHHACPYCGFSITELEPRMFSFNSPFGACPSCDGLGTKLEVDKELVIPNWDRTLNEHAIAPWEPTSSQYYPSLLKAVCDHYSIPMDVPVKDIPKDKMDKILKGSGKDEIYFRYENDFGQVRENYLRFEGVMKNIERRYRETSSDYIREQMEKYMAQQDCPTCNGHRLKEESLAVKVDSLHIGEVTAFSIEEADHFFAQLELSEKDMQIARLILREIRERLGFLVNVGLDYLTLSRAAGTLSGGEAQRIRLATQIGSRLTGVLYILDEPSIGLHQRDNDRLIDTLKNMRDIGNTLIVVEHDEDTMLAADYLIDIGPGAGVHGGEVISAGTPDEVMDDKNSLTGQYLSGKKFIPLPQERRKPDGRYLEVVGAKENNLSNVKAKFPLGVFTAVTGVSGSGKSTLINEILHKSLAQKLHNAKTKPGEHKEVKGIDHLDKVIDIDQSPIGRTPRSNPATYTGVFDDIRDVFATTNEAKVRGYKKGRFSFNVKGGRCEACRGDGIIKIEMHFLPDVYVPCEVCHGKRYNRETLEVKYKDKNIADVLEMTVEDAVKFFENIPKIKRKLQTIFDVGLGYITLGQPATTLSGGEAQRVKLASELHRRSTGRSLYILDEPTTGLHVDDISRLLTVLQRLVENGDTVLVIEHNLDVIKAADYIVDLGPEGGDKGGTIIASGTPEKVAEAKGSYTGKYLKPILERDRERMKKKIREKEEVTS comes from the coding sequence ATGGCTAAAGACCAAATTATCGTACAAGGAGCCAGAGCTCATAATTTAAAAAATATAGATATTAAAATTCCGAGAGATAAGCTGGTCGTCCTGACCGGTTTATCCGGATCGGGGAAATCTTCCCTTGCCTTTGACACGATATACGCAGAAGGGCAGCGGCGTTATGTCGAGTCCTTGTCTGCTTATGCACGTCAATTCCTCGGTCAGATGGATAAGCCGGATGTCGATTCCATCGAAGGGTTGTCACCGGCAATCTCGATCGACCAGAAGACGACAAGCAAGAACCCGCGTTCAACAGTGGGGACGGTCACTGAAATATATGACTATCTCCGTCTGTTATTTGCCCGTGTCGGAAAACCGATCTGTCCGAATCACGGCATCGAAATCTCTTCCCAGACGATCGAGCAGATGGTCGACAGGATCCTTGAGTACCCCGAACGGACAAAGCTTCAGGTGCTCGCCCCTGTGGTTTCCGGACGCAAAGGCACCCATGCCAAAACGCTTGAAGACATCAAGAAGCAGGGGTTCGTCCGTGTCCGTGTAGACGGCGAGGTCCAGGATCTCGGGGAAGAGATCAAGCTTGAAAAGAATAAGAAGCATTCCATCGAAGTCATCATCGACCGTATCGTAGTAAAAGATGGTGTCTCAGCTCGGTTATCGGATTCTTTGGAAACGGCTCTCCGCCTTGCAGAAGGCCAGGTCGTCATCGATGTGATCGGGGAAGAGGAGCTCCTGTTCAGTGAGCATCATGCCTGCCCTTATTGCGGGTTCTCGATCACGGAACTTGAGCCGAGGATGTTTTCCTTCAACAGTCCTTTTGGAGCATGTCCAAGCTGTGACGGACTGGGGACGAAGCTTGAGGTGGACAAAGAACTTGTCATCCCCAACTGGGACCGCACCCTCAATGAGCATGCGATTGCCCCTTGGGAGCCGACCAGCTCACAATACTATCCATCACTGCTGAAAGCGGTCTGTGACCACTACAGTATCCCGATGGATGTTCCCGTCAAGGATATCCCGAAAGATAAAATGGATAAAATCCTTAAAGGCTCCGGCAAAGACGAGATCTATTTCCGTTACGAAAATGACTTTGGTCAAGTGAGGGAGAATTATCTCCGCTTTGAAGGGGTCATGAAAAATATAGAGCGCCGCTACCGTGAAACAAGCTCGGACTACATCCGTGAGCAAATGGAGAAGTACATGGCGCAGCAGGACTGTCCGACCTGTAACGGCCACCGCCTGAAAGAAGAAAGTCTGGCCGTGAAAGTGGATTCGCTCCATATCGGGGAAGTCACTGCCTTCTCCATAGAGGAAGCTGACCATTTCTTCGCACAGCTCGAGCTTTCAGAAAAAGACATGCAGATTGCACGATTGATCCTGAGGGAGATCCGTGAACGACTCGGCTTCCTTGTGAATGTCGGCCTTGATTATCTTACATTAAGCCGTGCTGCGGGAACCCTTTCAGGGGGAGAGGCGCAGCGGATCCGTCTCGCAACCCAGATCGGATCCAGACTGACAGGGGTTCTTTATATACTTGATGAACCTTCGATCGGCCTGCATCAGCGGGACAATGACCGCTTGATTGATACACTCAAAAATATGCGTGACATCGGGAATACGTTGATTGTCGTCGAGCATGACGAAGATACGATGCTTGCAGCCGATTACCTGATCGATATCGGTCCCGGGGCAGGCGTGCACGGCGGGGAGGTTATCTCAGCGGGAACACCCGATGAAGTCATGGATGACAAAAATTCCTTGACCGGACAATATTTATCCGGAAAGAAATTCATCCCGCTTCCACAGGAAAGACGCAAGCCCGATGGAAGATATCTTGAAGTTGTCGGGGCGAAAGAAAATAATTTGAGCAACGTGAAGGCAAAGTTTCCGCTGGGAGTTTTTACGGCAGTCACAGGTGTTTCCGGCTCCGGTAAAAGTACGCTGATCAATGAGATCCTCCATAAATCCCTTGCCCAAAAGCTTCACAATGCTAAAACCAAACCTGGTGAGCACAAAGAAGTGAAGGGGATCGACCATCTCGATAAAGTCATCGATATCGACCAATCGCCGATCGGCCGTACACCCCGTTCGAACCCGGCAACCTATACGGGCGTCTTCGATGATATCCGCGATGTGTTCGCGACGACCAATGAAGCCAAGGTGCGAGGATATAAAAAAGGACGCTTCAGCTTCAACGTAAAAGGCGGAAGATGCGAAGCCTGCCGCGGCGACGGGATCATCAAAATCGAAATGCACTTCCTGCCTGACGTCTATGTTCCGTGTGAAGTATGCCACGGCAAGCGTTATAACCGTGAAACGCTTGAAGTGAAATACAAGGACAAGAACATTGCGGACGTTCTTGAAATGACAGTCGAAGATGCGGTGAAGTTCTTCGAGAACATTCCGAAAATCAAACGGAAGCTTCAAACGATCTTTGATGTCGGCTTGGGCTACATCACACTCGGCCAGCCGGCGACGACTCTCTCAGGAGGAGAAGCACAGCGTGTGAAGCTGGCGTCCGAACTGCACCGCCGTTCAACAGGGCGTTCACTTTACATCCTGGACGAACCGACAACCGGTCTCCACGTCGATGACATTTCACGCCTGCTGACCGTACTTCAGCGCCTCGTTGAAAACGGGGATACGGTCCTTGTCATCGAACACAACCTGGACGTCATCAAAGCGGCCGACTACATCGTCGACCTCGGACCAGAAGGAGGCGACAAAGGCGGCACCATCATCGCCAGCGGAACCCCTGAAAAAGTCGCAGAAGCAAAAGGTTCCTACACAGGTAAATACCTGAAGCCGATCCTTGAACGCGACCGCGAGCGGATGAAAAAGAAAATCCGCGAGAAGGAAGAAGTGACGAGTTAA
- a CDS encoding methionine ABC transporter ATP-binding protein gives MIRVQNVTKIFETKDGPFTALKNVSFQVKKGEIYGVIGFSGAGKSTLVRCLNYLEKPSSGDIFIEEQSLKEQSAVDLRKERHRIGMIFQHFNLFQSRTVAGNIAYPLKLAKWPKEKINERVKELLAFVGLEDKAKHYPDELSGGQKQRVGIARALATSPSILLCDEATSALDPQTTESILNLLKRINAEYGITIVMITHEMQVIREICDKVAVMENGEIVEEGSVFDIFSNPQTATTKNFVKSVMNDQLPSSVLDKLNGSGEGRICRLIFKGDSTGAPILSETAKKFNAHINVLFGQITELQGKPFGNLIVQIIGSERETTEILRYWQQRLFVSEVEKRAS, from the coding sequence ATGATCAGAGTTCAGAATGTTACAAAAATATTCGAGACGAAGGATGGGCCGTTCACCGCTTTGAAGAATGTGTCCTTTCAAGTGAAAAAGGGAGAAATCTATGGGGTCATCGGATTCAGCGGTGCGGGGAAAAGCACGCTCGTCCGCTGTCTCAATTATTTGGAGAAACCATCGTCAGGCGATATTTTCATTGAAGAGCAGAGCCTGAAAGAGCAGTCGGCGGTCGATCTCCGAAAAGAACGGCACCGCATCGGGATGATCTTTCAACACTTCAATCTGTTTCAATCCCGGACGGTGGCAGGTAATATCGCCTATCCTCTGAAACTGGCAAAATGGCCGAAAGAGAAAATCAATGAGAGAGTAAAAGAATTATTGGCCTTTGTCGGCCTGGAAGATAAAGCGAAACATTATCCTGATGAACTGTCAGGCGGACAGAAGCAGAGAGTGGGAATTGCAAGGGCACTGGCGACATCCCCTTCGATCCTGCTATGTGACGAAGCGACATCGGCACTCGATCCGCAGACGACGGAATCAATCCTGAATCTTTTAAAACGAATCAACGCAGAGTACGGTATCACGATTGTGATGATTACCCACGAAATGCAGGTGATCCGGGAAATCTGTGACAAAGTGGCGGTGATGGAAAATGGAGAAATCGTAGAAGAAGGAAGCGTCTTCGATATTTTTTCCAACCCGCAGACGGCTACAACGAAAAACTTCGTGAAAAGTGTCATGAATGACCAGCTGCCATCGTCCGTACTGGATAAATTGAATGGCAGCGGCGAGGGACGCATTTGCCGCCTGATTTTCAAAGGGGATTCGACAGGGGCACCGATCCTTTCGGAAACGGCAAAAAAATTCAATGCCCATATCAATGTACTGTTTGGGCAGATAACGGAGCTTCAAGGAAAGCCATTCGGGAATCTCATCGTCCAGATCATCGGAAGCGAGAGGGAAACGACAGAGATTCTGCGGTACTGGCAGCAGCGATTATTTGTAAGTGAGGTGGAAAAGCGTGCAAGTTAA
- a CDS encoding MetQ/NlpA family ABC transporter substrate-binding protein: MKKSISLLSLAVLLFTLILSGCSGDKASGSGEKEVVKVGLNGSGVPIWEYIKEKAAKEGIEIELVEFADYVRPNQALADGDIDLNAFQTISYFDSFIKEHNLDLVPIGTTIIAPMGIYSEKHKSVEDIPEGSKVAVPQEATNLGRALLLLQEAGLIELEKGFDQSQGLDAIKENPKNLEFTPVVAAQTPRVLPDVAASVINNGVAVEAGFVPVDDSIYIEGSESTPYINIIAAQAEDKDNKTYQKIVEIYQQEDVAEHIKETYKNSLIPTFVPLSEIQ; this comes from the coding sequence ATGAAAAAATCGATCAGTTTACTAAGTTTAGCCGTGCTGTTATTTACCTTGATCTTAAGCGGGTGCTCAGGTGACAAGGCTTCTGGTTCAGGGGAAAAAGAAGTGGTGAAAGTCGGATTGAACGGGTCGGGAGTACCGATCTGGGAATATATCAAAGAGAAAGCAGCGAAGGAAGGGATTGAAATCGAGCTTGTCGAGTTTGCCGACTACGTGAGACCGAATCAAGCGCTGGCTGATGGAGATATCGACTTGAACGCTTTCCAGACGATTTCCTACTTTGACTCATTCATTAAAGAACATAATCTGGACCTAGTGCCAATCGGGACCACGATCATCGCACCGATGGGGATCTATTCAGAAAAACATAAATCAGTGGAAGATATTCCAGAAGGAAGTAAGGTTGCCGTTCCTCAAGAAGCGACAAACCTGGGACGTGCACTTCTTCTTTTGCAGGAAGCAGGTTTGATCGAGCTTGAAAAAGGCTTTGACCAGTCTCAGGGACTTGATGCGATTAAAGAAAACCCGAAGAATCTTGAATTCACACCTGTCGTCGCTGCACAGACTCCCCGCGTATTGCCGGATGTGGCGGCATCGGTCATCAATAACGGGGTAGCGGTGGAAGCCGGATTTGTTCCTGTGGATGACAGCATCTACATTGAGGGGTCAGAATCAACGCCATATATCAACATCATTGCTGCACAGGCAGAGGACAAGGACAATAAAACGTATCAAAAAATAGTGGAAATTTATCAGCAGGAAGATGTCGCTGAACATATTAAGGAAACGTACAAGAACTCCTTGATCCCGACATTCGTTCCGCTGAGCGAAATCCAATAG
- the uvrB gene encoding excinuclease ABC subunit UvrB: MKEQFQLKSKYKPEGDQPKAIDRLVGGINEGKRHQTLLGATGTGKTFTVSNVIQKVEKPTLIIAHNKTLAGQLYSEFKDFFPDNAVEYFVSYYDYYQPEAYVPQTDTFIEKDASINDEIDKLRHSATSALFERRDVIIIASVSCIYGLGNPEEYRELVLSLRTGMEIERNQLLRKLVDIQYERNDIDFQRGTFRVRGDVVEIFPASRDEHCMRVEFFGDEIDRIREVDALTGEIMGDRDHVAIFPASHFVTREEKMQVAIKNIEKELEEQLAIMKEDGKLLEAQRLEQRTRYDLEMMREMGFCSGIENYSRHLTLRPPGSTPYTLLDYFPDDFMIVVDESHVTLPQIRGMFNGDQARKKVLVDHGFRLPSAMDNRPLRFEEFEEKVQQLLYVSATPGPYELEHSPEMVEQIIRPTGLLDPIIEVRPIEGQIDDLLGEINERIEKNERVLVTTLTKKMSEDLSAYLKEIGIKVQYLHSEIKTLERIEIIRDLRLGKFDVLVGINLLREGLDIPEVSLVSILDADKEGFLRSERSLIQTIGRAARNSNGKVIMYADKMTDSMQKAIDETKRRREIQEEYNEKHGITPTTIQKEIRDVIRATHAAEEAGVYEGKETKVSNMSKPERQKLIASLEVEMKEAAKALDFERAAQLRDTILELKAEG; encoded by the coding sequence GTGAAGGAACAATTTCAGTTAAAATCCAAATACAAGCCGGAGGGCGATCAGCCGAAGGCGATTGACAGATTGGTTGGAGGAATTAATGAGGGAAAACGTCATCAGACGCTGCTTGGTGCAACGGGTACCGGTAAGACCTTTACCGTTTCCAATGTAATTCAAAAAGTGGAGAAACCGACATTGATTATTGCCCACAACAAAACACTTGCCGGTCAGCTTTACAGCGAATTCAAAGATTTTTTCCCTGATAATGCTGTCGAATATTTCGTCAGCTACTACGATTATTATCAGCCTGAGGCGTATGTGCCCCAGACCGATACATTTATAGAAAAAGACGCGAGCATTAATGATGAAATCGATAAGCTGCGCCACTCGGCGACATCCGCTTTATTCGAGCGCAGGGATGTCATCATCATTGCTTCCGTCTCTTGTATATACGGGTTGGGTAACCCGGAAGAATACCGTGAGCTTGTCCTCTCCCTCCGGACAGGCATGGAGATTGAGCGGAATCAGCTTCTGCGCAAGCTTGTGGATATCCAATATGAACGTAACGATATCGATTTCCAGCGCGGTACGTTTCGCGTACGCGGGGATGTTGTGGAAATCTTCCCGGCGTCACGCGACGAACACTGTATGCGCGTGGAGTTTTTCGGGGACGAAATCGACCGTATCCGAGAGGTCGATGCACTGACGGGCGAAATCATGGGAGACCGTGATCACGTCGCCATCTTCCCGGCATCCCACTTCGTAACCCGTGAAGAAAAGATGCAGGTCGCAATCAAAAATATCGAAAAAGAACTGGAAGAGCAGTTGGCGATCATGAAGGAAGACGGAAAGCTTTTAGAAGCTCAGCGGCTTGAACAGAGAACCCGCTATGACCTTGAGATGATGAGGGAAATGGGCTTCTGTTCCGGGATTGAAAACTATTCCCGTCACTTGACGCTCAGACCGCCGGGTTCTACACCATATACCCTCCTGGATTATTTTCCGGATGATTTCATGATCGTCGTGGATGAGTCCCACGTGACCCTCCCGCAGATCAGGGGAATGTTCAATGGTGACCAGGCACGTAAAAAAGTCCTTGTCGACCACGGTTTCCGTTTGCCTTCTGCGATGGATAACAGACCGCTCCGTTTTGAGGAATTCGAAGAGAAGGTACAACAGCTTCTTTATGTATCAGCCACACCTGGGCCATATGAACTTGAGCACAGCCCGGAAATGGTCGAACAGATCATCCGTCCGACAGGACTGCTCGATCCCATCATCGAAGTGCGCCCGATCGAGGGGCAGATTGATGACCTTCTTGGCGAAATCAATGAACGCATCGAGAAAAATGAGCGTGTCCTCGTGACGACATTGACCAAGAAAATGTCAGAGGATCTTTCAGCCTACTTAAAGGAAATCGGCATCAAGGTCCAATACCTGCACTCTGAAATCAAGACGCTTGAGCGAATCGAAATCATCCGTGACCTCCGTCTGGGTAAATTTGATGTTCTCGTCGGGATCAACCTGCTTCGTGAGGGGCTCGATATCCCTGAGGTTTCATTGGTATCGATTCTCGACGCGGATAAAGAAGGTTTCCTCCGTTCCGAGCGTTCCCTGATTCAAACGATCGGACGTGCAGCACGTAACTCGAACGGTAAGGTCATCATGTATGCTGATAAGATGACCGATTCGATGCAGAAAGCGATTGACGAAACGAAACGCCGTCGTGAAATCCAAGAGGAATATAATGAGAAACACGGCATCACACCGACGACGATACAAAAAGAAATCAGGGATGTCATCCGTGCGACTCATGCCGCAGAAGAAGCAGGGGTTTACGAAGGGAAAGAGACAAAAGTTTCGAATATGTCGAAACCTGAGAGACAAAAACTTATTGCTAGCCTGGAAGTGGAAATGAAAGAAGCGGCCAAGGCGCTCGACTTTGAACGGGCAGCCCAGCTTCGCGATACCATTCTTGAGCTAAAGGCGGAAGGATGA
- a CDS encoding DUF4097 domain-containing protein, translating to MMNEERKRILDMVEKGTLTAQEALTLLEALDKKTEPTKEKEKDFLDEFVSIFQDEKKGDTSQGYKSDKTKDKLLDFMNTAFSKIKNFDFDFQWNQSVEVSHVFQQPNTAFKKVDIDVANGKVELIPWDGEEVRVECQAKVYRTEDREEARKQFMENTSFAVDEETLYFSTQLKWMKVDSKLYIPKHQYEKVSVRLFNGGLKAGHIDAEDFRAKSANGKIHIDQLTSKKAEVETSNGAITILNAKAEKVEAESINGKVQVEGDIQYTDAQSLNGNIVCAITGAKADTLHAKTVTGNVDLYVPGTINIAGEAKSNLGGFKVELEGIDVIEEKNEVVQKHIRFNRKTEAEEKLHLFAETKTGSVLIKKAEDRNVSSV from the coding sequence ATGATGAATGAAGAACGCAAACGAATTCTCGATATGGTGGAAAAAGGGACGCTCACTGCCCAGGAAGCATTGACCTTACTTGAAGCCCTGGATAAGAAAACCGAACCAACAAAGGAAAAAGAGAAGGATTTCCTTGATGAGTTCGTGTCCATTTTCCAGGATGAGAAGAAGGGTGACACAAGCCAAGGTTACAAATCGGATAAAACGAAGGATAAACTTCTGGATTTTATGAACACCGCTTTTTCTAAAATAAAGAACTTCGACTTCGATTTCCAATGGAATCAGTCGGTTGAAGTGTCGCATGTGTTCCAGCAGCCAAACACGGCCTTCAAAAAAGTGGACATCGATGTGGCCAATGGGAAAGTGGAACTCATCCCGTGGGACGGCGAAGAGGTAAGGGTCGAGTGTCAGGCGAAGGTGTACCGAACCGAAGACCGGGAAGAAGCCCGAAAGCAGTTCATGGAGAACACCTCTTTTGCAGTCGACGAAGAAACGCTCTATTTCTCCACCCAGCTGAAATGGATGAAGGTGGATTCGAAGCTTTATATACCGAAGCATCAGTATGAAAAGGTATCGGTGCGTTTGTTTAACGGCGGTCTGAAAGCCGGCCATATCGACGCTGAAGATTTCCGGGCAAAATCGGCAAATGGAAAGATCCATATCGATCAACTGACAAGCAAAAAAGCAGAGGTCGAAACGTCAAACGGTGCCATCACGATTTTGAATGCAAAAGCAGAAAAGGTCGAAGCGGAATCCATCAACGGCAAAGTTCAGGTGGAAGGGGATATTCAGTATACGGATGCCCAATCCTTGAACGGAAATATCGTCTGTGCCATCACCGGTGCAAAAGCCGATACCCTGCACGCTAAAACTGTAACAGGCAATGTCGACCTCTACGTACCTGGTACCATCAACATCGCAGGCGAAGCCAAATCAAATCTCGGCGGATTCAAGGTGGAACTGGAAGGGATCGATGTCATCGAGGAAAAAAATGAAGTCGTCCAAAAACATATCCGTTTTAACCGCAAGACAGAGGCAGAAGAAAAACTGCATCTCTTTGCAGAAACAAAAACAGGTTCTGTCCTTATTAAAAAGGCAGAAGACAGGAATGTGTCCAGCGTGTAA
- a CDS encoding DUF4870 domain-containing protein produces METNKILSALCYFSIFFAGFIFPIIVYFITDNPHVKKDAKAALISHIIPLIAIPLIFAGIFLDIGIFATGSGIPVFFFLMIGLFILINIVIVIWNVYKGIKVLL; encoded by the coding sequence ATGGAGACCAACAAGATATTATCAGCGCTTTGCTATTTTAGTATATTTTTTGCAGGATTTATATTTCCGATCATCGTTTATTTCATAACAGATAACCCGCATGTGAAGAAGGATGCCAAGGCGGCATTGATCTCTCACATCATACCATTGATTGCTATACCGCTTATCTTTGCAGGCATCTTTTTAGACATCGGCATTTTTGCCACGGGATCAGGAATTCCGGTCTTTTTCTTCCTGATGATCGGGTTGTTCATATTGATTAATATCGTCATTGTCATTTGGAATGTGTACAAAGGAATCAAAGTACTTCTGTAA
- a CDS encoding methionine ABC transporter permease, with protein MFWPKIIEATWDTVAMVSFSLLFATLIGLPLGIIVVVTRKGHLLENKAIFSVLSSIINVFRSIPFIILMVAIIPFTRLVVGTSIGTAAAVVPLVVFAAPYIARLVESSLLEVEPGVIEAAESMGAGPWQIIFGILIPEALSTLVLNITIATIGLVGASAMAGAVGGGGLGDLAIAYGYQRFETSVMIVTVIILVVMVQGLQTAGNTLSKIIRRR; from the coding sequence ATGTTTTGGCCTAAGATCATAGAAGCTACGTGGGATACCGTGGCGATGGTATCATTTTCACTGCTATTTGCGACGTTGATCGGACTTCCGCTTGGAATCATTGTCGTCGTGACGAGGAAGGGGCACTTACTGGAGAACAAAGCCATCTTTTCTGTATTAAGCAGTATCATCAACGTGTTCCGGTCCATTCCGTTCATCATCCTGATGGTGGCAATCATTCCTTTTACAAGATTGGTAGTGGGGACGTCGATCGGAACGGCCGCAGCAGTGGTGCCGCTTGTTGTGTTTGCAGCACCGTATATTGCGAGACTGGTAGAAAGCTCGCTCCTTGAAGTGGAACCCGGTGTCATTGAAGCAGCGGAATCCATGGGGGCAGGGCCGTGGCAGATCATCTTCGGAATCCTTATCCCGGAAGCACTGAGCACATTGGTCCTGAATATCACGATTGCCACAATCGGTCTCGTAGGTGCATCCGCCATGGCCGGGGCAGTCGGCGGAGGAGGTCTCGGGGATCTTGCCATCGCCTATGGGTATCAGCGTTTTGAAACTTCGGTCATGATTGTAACGGTCATTATTTTAGTGGTGATGGTTCAAGGACTTCAGACTGCAGGAAATACATTATCGAAAATCATCAGAAGACGATAG
- a CDS encoding alpha/beta fold hydrolase, translating into MGSIFYEMVGEGTPLLILHSMGTDHRSMKAWLEPIFLNMDGYQRIYIDLPAHGRSEIDENLRTTTDMLTNIVDFIDTVLPNKVFSLIGFSFGGYLAQGILHLRKNQVERICLLASALHIKERTLPEKTVLEKDDDLLNGLESEIRNAFETLFVYQNKENLDCFLNEVQPGRFLANREFLTSNWREKGYFFPKEPFHDVSTMRQQALIILGKQDCICGYKDYDFLLNKFPESTYVILNKAGHMLPIEKRKVVQQLVEDWLK; encoded by the coding sequence ATGGGCAGTATTTTTTATGAAATGGTTGGCGAAGGTACCCCTCTATTAATCCTTCATTCCATGGGAACAGATCACCGTTCCATGAAGGCTTGGCTGGAACCCATTTTCTTGAATATGGATGGGTACCAAAGAATTTACATTGACCTGCCTGCACACGGACGGAGTGAAATTGACGAAAACCTCAGAACAACCACTGATATGCTTACAAATATAGTAGATTTTATAGATACCGTACTCCCTAATAAGGTATTTTCCTTAATAGGATTTTCTTTTGGTGGATATTTAGCTCAGGGGATACTGCATTTAAGAAAAAACCAAGTTGAGAGAATTTGTTTGCTTGCATCTGCCCTTCATATTAAAGAGAGGACGCTGCCTGAAAAGACAGTCTTAGAAAAAGATGATGATTTACTTAATGGGCTGGAGTCTGAAATAAGAAATGCTTTCGAAACACTGTTTGTTTATCAAAATAAAGAAAACCTCGACTGCTTTTTAAATGAAGTCCAGCCTGGACGCTTTTTGGCCAACAGAGAATTTTTAACCTCAAACTGGAGAGAAAAGGGCTACTTTTTCCCTAAAGAACCTTTCCATGATGTCTCTACCATGCGGCAGCAGGCACTGATCATTCTTGGGAAACAGGACTGTATCTGCGGATACAAAGATTATGATTTCTTGCTCAATAAGTTTCCAGAGTCAACCTATGTCATTTTAAACAAAGCAGGCCATATGCTTCCCATTGAAAAGCGTAAAGTAGTGCAGCAGCTAGTTGAAGACTGGTTAAAGTGA
- a CDS encoding M20 family metallopeptidase, whose translation MSQTVNGIDVKNKLASAVDELSTTLLSVSHRIHENPEIGNEEYFASETLTTLLSQHGFAVETGLAGHETSIVARKSSGEEGPVIGYLAEYDALPGLGHACGHNIIGTASCGAAIALASVLEETGGEVVVFGTPAEEGGPNGSAKGSFVKAGLFQGVDACLMVHPYNRTTLTGSTLAVDPLDFEFRGRSAHAAASPEDGINALDGVIQLFNGINALRQHVTDDVRIHGIITHGGDAPNIVPDYAKARFYIRAATREACNEVTQKVKAVAEGAALATGTEVNVIKIQNEVDHFQLNRRFDKVFQKSIESLGEYFDETERKGLGSTDAGNVSRVVPTIHPYIKIGPESLVVHTNEFREAAKSPEGDRALLTGAKALALTGYELLTDSELLKEIWQEFKDRQR comes from the coding sequence ATGAGTCAGACAGTGAATGGAATTGATGTTAAAAATAAACTGGCATCTGCAGTAGACGAACTATCAACCACTTTGCTTTCGGTCAGTCACAGGATCCACGAGAACCCGGAAATCGGCAATGAGGAATACTTTGCTTCAGAAACGCTGACCACCCTATTATCCCAGCATGGATTTGCCGTCGAAACGGGACTCGCCGGACATGAGACTTCCATTGTTGCACGTAAAAGCTCAGGGGAAGAAGGGCCGGTCATTGGATATCTGGCTGAGTATGACGCGCTGCCGGGACTCGGGCATGCGTGCGGTCATAATATCATCGGTACAGCCAGCTGCGGGGCGGCCATCGCCCTCGCTTCCGTCCTTGAGGAAACAGGCGGGGAAGTGGTCGTGTTCGGAACCCCTGCTGAAGAAGGGGGTCCGAACGGCAGCGCTAAAGGAAGTTTTGTGAAAGCGGGATTATTTCAGGGCGTGGATGCTTGTTTAATGGTCCATCCTTACAATCGCACGACGCTGACGGGCAGTACACTCGCCGTCGATCCTCTCGATTTTGAATTCAGGGGCCGGTCCGCTCATGCAGCCGCTTCACCTGAGGACGGGATCAACGCCCTGGATGGCGTGATCCAGTTATTCAACGGCATCAATGCCCTTCGTCAGCACGTGACGGACGACGTCAGGATCCATGGCATCATCACTCATGGCGGCGATGCTCCGAACATTGTCCCTGATTACGCAAAAGCACGTTTTTACATCAGGGCGGCAACACGTGAAGCCTGCAATGAAGTCACGCAAAAAGTAAAAGCAGTGGCTGAAGGAGCAGCACTCGCGACAGGAACGGAAGTCAACGTCATCAAGATCCAAAATGAAGTGGACCACTTCCAGCTGAACCGCCGTTTTGACAAAGTCTTTCAGAAATCCATCGAATCTCTTGGAGAGTACTTTGATGAAACCGAGCGCAAAGGCCTGGGCTCGACCGACGCCGGCAACGTCAGCAGAGTCGTCCCGACCATCCACCCCTACATTAAAATAGGCCCGGAATCCCTCGTCGTCCATACAAACGAATTCAGGGAAGCGGCCAAATCGCCTGAAGGGGACCGGGCGCTGCTCACAGGAGCCAAGGCACTTGCTTTGACAGGATATGAGCTTTTGACCGATTCAGAGCTTTTAAAGGAAATATGGCAGGAGTTTAAAGACCGGCAGAGATGA